The proteins below come from a single Antennarius striatus isolate MH-2024 chromosome 18, ASM4005453v1, whole genome shotgun sequence genomic window:
- the kif2c gene encoding kinesin-like protein KIF2C isoform X3, which yields MKMESNLSRLLVGLSINISRSDGRVHLATVKSVDAVKSTVMVEWHERNICRGKEVEVSELCNLNPELLEHVNSATNKVADPPGPAPAADKKYEGRLRSSRIPAPASFAHSQVRQTCLFQAPALIKSAMLSSESSQANQETFPHDLRSSSAFTNSAVPNHQHKKNEAKPSLMLTREAVKENDEPERMPPPQTVRGRRKSMAQDLAKGSKRLSCVVKPPDVQSKKGKFGEASRPNQKFFEMIQDFRETLQVTPLLSTDQIEPRKICVCVRKRPFNKQEMNKKEIDVVSVPGKGVLLVHEPKQKVDLTKYLDNQVFHFDYSFDEATSNDLVYKFTAKPLVQSIFEGGMATCFAYGQTGSGKTHTMGGDFTGRQQNCTKGIYAFAAQDVFTYMNHSRYDNLDISAYISFFEIYNGKVYDLLNKKAKLRVLEDERQQVQVVGLEEVYVSTAEEVIKMIQIGSACRTSGQTSANANSSRSHAVLQISLRRNNRATTLHGKFSLVDLAGNERGTDVSSNDRSTLVETAEINRSLLALKECIRSLGKNSDHIPFRMCTLTKVLRDSFIGEKSRTCMIAMVSPGMASCEYTMNTLRYADRVKELNGNATANRAAKPQEPVNISTDEEIVEDAHVYDVISQVTELEEKVYGQFMRVNEFVTAMKKTSFDIKAELPDMLDHSQKILDTLLALQTAVEQESLAIMKH from the exons ATGAAAATGGAGAGCAACCTGTCCAGGCTACTTGTTGGACTGTCTATAAACATCAGCCGAAGTGACG GTCGGGTTCATCTGGCGACAGTGAAATCCGTTGATGCCGTCAAGTCAACTGTGATGGTGGAATGGCATGAGAGGAACATCTGCAGAGGGAAGGAG GTTGAAGTGAGCGAGTTGTGTAATCTCAATCCAGAGCTGCTGGAACATGTCAACTCTGCCACCAACAAAGTTGCTGACCCCCCTGGACCTGCTCCTGCTGCAGACAAG AAGTATGAAGGTCGACTGCGCTCGTCCcggattcccgctcctgcctctt TTGCTCACTCTCAAGTCAGGCAGACATGCTTGTTCCAGGCTCCAGCCCTTATTAAATCAGCCATGCTGAGCTCTGAATCTTCTCAAGCAAACCAAGAGACCTTCCCCCATGATCTGCGATCTTCGTCAGCCTTCACAAATTCTG CAGTTCCTAATCACCAGCATAAAAAGAATGAGGCCAAACCGTCGCTGATGCTCACACGTGAGGCAGTGAAGGAAAATGACGAACCTGAGAGAATGCCTCCACCCCAAACAGTGAGAG GTAGAAGAAAATCTATGGCTCAAGACCTGGCAAAAGGCAGCAAAAGGTTGTCTTGTGTTGTGAAGCCCCCTGATGTGCAGTCCAAGAAGGGAAAG TTTGGAGAAGCTTCCCGACCAAACCAGAAGTTCTTCGAAATGATTCAGGATTTCAGAGAGACCTTGCAAGTGACTCCATTACTATCCACTGACCAG ATTGAACCCCgaaaaatttgtgtgtgtgttcgcaaGCGCCCCTTTAACAAGCAAG AGATGAACAAAAAGGAGATAGATGTGGTGTCTGTACCTGGAAAAGGTGTCCTGTTGGTTCATGAGCCAAAGCAGAAGGTGGACCTTACCAAGTACTTGGACAACCAGGTCTTCCACTTTGATTACTCTTTTGATGAAGCCACCTCCAATGACCTGGTCTACAA GTTCACAGCGAAGCCATTGGTGCAATCCATTTTTGAAGGTGGTATGGCCACATGTTTCGCCTATggccagacaggaagtgggaagACTCAC ACAATGGGTGGTGATTTCACAGGGAGACAACAGAACTGCACCAAAGGAATCTATGCATTTGCAG CCCAGGATGTTTTTACCTACATGAACCATAGCAGATATGATAATTTGGATATCTCTGCCTACATCAGCTTTTTTGAAATTTACAATGGAAAA GTGTATGACCTGCTGAACAAGAAGGCTAAGCTCAGGGTACTGGAAGATGAAAGACAGCAGGTTCAGGTTGTGGGGCTGGAAGAGGTTTATGTGTCCACAGCAGAGGAGGTCATCAAGATGATCCAGATTGGCAGTGCATGCAG AACATCAGGCCAGACCTCAGCCAATGCCAACTCATCCCGCTCTCATGCGGTCCTCCAGATTAGCCTGCGACGCAATAACCGCGCCACCACATTGCATGGCAAATTTTCATTGGTCGATTTGGCCGGTAATGAGCGTGGTACAGATGTCAGCAGCAATGATCGCAGCACCCTGGTTGAGACGGCAGAGATCAATCGCAGCCTGCTGGCTCTCAAG GAGTGCATCCGTTCTCTGGGAAAGAATAGTGACCACATTCCTTTCCGGATGTGCACTTTGACCAAAGTCCTCAGGGATTCCTTCATTGGAGAGAAATCCAGGACCTGCATG ATTGCTATGGTGTCTCCAGGTATGGCTTCCTGTGAATACACAATGAACACACTACGCTACGCTGACAG AGTTAAAGAACTAAATGGTAATGCCACAGCCAACAGAGCAGCCAAGCCACAGGAACCTGTAAACATCTCAACAGATGAG GAAATTGTTGAGGATGCCCATGTGTATGATGTCATCTCTCAAGTGACAGAGTTGGAAGAGAAGGTTTATGGCCAGTTCATG agggTGAATGAATTTGTCACAGCGATGAAGAAAACCTCTTTCGACATTAAGGCAGAACTTCCTGACATGCTGGATCATTCCCAAAAAATACTgg ACACTTTGCTGGCCTTGCAGACGGCCGTGGAGCAGGAGAGCCTGGCAATCATGAAACACTAA
- the kif2c gene encoding kinesin-like protein KIF2C isoform X4, which produces MKMESNLSRLLVGLSINISRSDGRVHLATVKSVDAVKSTVMVEWHERNICRGKEVEVSELCNLNPELLEHVNSATNKVADPPGPAPAADKKYEGRLRSSRIPAPASFAHSQVRQTCLFQAPALIKSAMLSSESSQANQETFPHDLRSSSAFTNSVPNHQHKKNEAKPSLMLTREAVKENDEPERMPPPQTVRGRRKSMAQDLAKGSKRLSCVVKPPDVQSKKGKFGEASRPNQKFFEMIQDFRETLQVTPLLSTDQIEPRKICVCVRKRPFNKQEMNKKEIDVVSVPGKGVLLVHEPKQKVDLTKYLDNQVFHFDYSFDEATSNDLVYKFTAKPLVQSIFEGGMATCFAYGQTGSGKTHTMGGDFTGRQQNCTKGIYAFAAQDVFTYMNHSRYDNLDISAYISFFEIYNGKVYDLLNKKAKLRVLEDERQQVQVVGLEEVYVSTAEEVIKMIQIGSACRTSGQTSANANSSRSHAVLQISLRRNNRATTLHGKFSLVDLAGNERGTDVSSNDRSTLVETAEINRSLLALKECIRSLGKNSDHIPFRMCTLTKVLRDSFIGEKSRTCMIAMVSPGMASCEYTMNTLRYADRVKELNGNATANRAAKPQEPVNISTDEEIVEDAHVYDVISQVTELEEKVYGQFMRVNEFVTAMKKTSFDIKAELPDMLDHSQKILDTLLALQTAVEQESLAIMKH; this is translated from the exons ATGAAAATGGAGAGCAACCTGTCCAGGCTACTTGTTGGACTGTCTATAAACATCAGCCGAAGTGACG GTCGGGTTCATCTGGCGACAGTGAAATCCGTTGATGCCGTCAAGTCAACTGTGATGGTGGAATGGCATGAGAGGAACATCTGCAGAGGGAAGGAG GTTGAAGTGAGCGAGTTGTGTAATCTCAATCCAGAGCTGCTGGAACATGTCAACTCTGCCACCAACAAAGTTGCTGACCCCCCTGGACCTGCTCCTGCTGCAGACAAG AAGTATGAAGGTCGACTGCGCTCGTCCcggattcccgctcctgcctctt TTGCTCACTCTCAAGTCAGGCAGACATGCTTGTTCCAGGCTCCAGCCCTTATTAAATCAGCCATGCTGAGCTCTGAATCTTCTCAAGCAAACCAAGAGACCTTCCCCCATGATCTGCGATCTTCGTCAGCCTTCACAAATTCTG TTCCTAATCACCAGCATAAAAAGAATGAGGCCAAACCGTCGCTGATGCTCACACGTGAGGCAGTGAAGGAAAATGACGAACCTGAGAGAATGCCTCCACCCCAAACAGTGAGAG GTAGAAGAAAATCTATGGCTCAAGACCTGGCAAAAGGCAGCAAAAGGTTGTCTTGTGTTGTGAAGCCCCCTGATGTGCAGTCCAAGAAGGGAAAG TTTGGAGAAGCTTCCCGACCAAACCAGAAGTTCTTCGAAATGATTCAGGATTTCAGAGAGACCTTGCAAGTGACTCCATTACTATCCACTGACCAG ATTGAACCCCgaaaaatttgtgtgtgtgttcgcaaGCGCCCCTTTAACAAGCAAG AGATGAACAAAAAGGAGATAGATGTGGTGTCTGTACCTGGAAAAGGTGTCCTGTTGGTTCATGAGCCAAAGCAGAAGGTGGACCTTACCAAGTACTTGGACAACCAGGTCTTCCACTTTGATTACTCTTTTGATGAAGCCACCTCCAATGACCTGGTCTACAA GTTCACAGCGAAGCCATTGGTGCAATCCATTTTTGAAGGTGGTATGGCCACATGTTTCGCCTATggccagacaggaagtgggaagACTCAC ACAATGGGTGGTGATTTCACAGGGAGACAACAGAACTGCACCAAAGGAATCTATGCATTTGCAG CCCAGGATGTTTTTACCTACATGAACCATAGCAGATATGATAATTTGGATATCTCTGCCTACATCAGCTTTTTTGAAATTTACAATGGAAAA GTGTATGACCTGCTGAACAAGAAGGCTAAGCTCAGGGTACTGGAAGATGAAAGACAGCAGGTTCAGGTTGTGGGGCTGGAAGAGGTTTATGTGTCCACAGCAGAGGAGGTCATCAAGATGATCCAGATTGGCAGTGCATGCAG AACATCAGGCCAGACCTCAGCCAATGCCAACTCATCCCGCTCTCATGCGGTCCTCCAGATTAGCCTGCGACGCAATAACCGCGCCACCACATTGCATGGCAAATTTTCATTGGTCGATTTGGCCGGTAATGAGCGTGGTACAGATGTCAGCAGCAATGATCGCAGCACCCTGGTTGAGACGGCAGAGATCAATCGCAGCCTGCTGGCTCTCAAG GAGTGCATCCGTTCTCTGGGAAAGAATAGTGACCACATTCCTTTCCGGATGTGCACTTTGACCAAAGTCCTCAGGGATTCCTTCATTGGAGAGAAATCCAGGACCTGCATG ATTGCTATGGTGTCTCCAGGTATGGCTTCCTGTGAATACACAATGAACACACTACGCTACGCTGACAG AGTTAAAGAACTAAATGGTAATGCCACAGCCAACAGAGCAGCCAAGCCACAGGAACCTGTAAACATCTCAACAGATGAG GAAATTGTTGAGGATGCCCATGTGTATGATGTCATCTCTCAAGTGACAGAGTTGGAAGAGAAGGTTTATGGCCAGTTCATG agggTGAATGAATTTGTCACAGCGATGAAGAAAACCTCTTTCGACATTAAGGCAGAACTTCCTGACATGCTGGATCATTCCCAAAAAATACTgg ACACTTTGCTGGCCTTGCAGACGGCCGTGGAGCAGGAGAGCCTGGCAATCATGAAACACTAA
- the kif2c gene encoding kinesin-like protein KIF2C isoform X1 — protein MKMESNLSRLLVGLSINISRSDGRVHLATVKSVDAVKSTVMVEWHERNICRGKEVEVSELCNLNPELLEHVNSATNKVADPPGPAPAADKKYEGRLRSSRIPAPASFAHSQVRQTCLFQAPALIKSAMLSSESSQANQETFPHDLRSSSAFTNSAVPNHQHKKNEAKPSLMLTREAVKENDEPERMPPPQTVRGRRKSMAQDLAKGSKRLSCVVKPPDVQSKKGKFGEASRPNQKFFEMIQDFRETLQVTPLLSTDQIEPRKICVCVRKRPFNKQEMNKKEIDVVSVPGKGVLLVHEPKQKVDLTKYLDNQVFHFDYSFDEATSNDLVYKFTAKPLVQSIFEGGMATCFAYGQTGSGKTHTMGGDFTGRQQNCTKGIYAFAAQDVFTYMNHSRYDNLDISAYISFFEIYNGKVYDLLNKKAKLRVLEDERQQVQVVGLEEVYVSTAEEVIKMIQIGSACRTSGQTSANANSSRSHAVLQISLRRNNRATTLHGKFSLVDLAGNERGTDVSSNDRSTLVETAEINRSLLALKECIRSLGKNSDHIPFRMCTLTKVLRDSFIGEKSRTCMIAMVSPGMASCEYTMNTLRYADRVKELNGNATANRAAKPQEPVNISTDEEIVEDAHVYDVISQVTELEEKVYGQFMRVNEFVTAMKKTSFDIKAELPDMLDHSQKILGLFKKIDKGAVTDSALKFTFHRS, from the exons ATGAAAATGGAGAGCAACCTGTCCAGGCTACTTGTTGGACTGTCTATAAACATCAGCCGAAGTGACG GTCGGGTTCATCTGGCGACAGTGAAATCCGTTGATGCCGTCAAGTCAACTGTGATGGTGGAATGGCATGAGAGGAACATCTGCAGAGGGAAGGAG GTTGAAGTGAGCGAGTTGTGTAATCTCAATCCAGAGCTGCTGGAACATGTCAACTCTGCCACCAACAAAGTTGCTGACCCCCCTGGACCTGCTCCTGCTGCAGACAAG AAGTATGAAGGTCGACTGCGCTCGTCCcggattcccgctcctgcctctt TTGCTCACTCTCAAGTCAGGCAGACATGCTTGTTCCAGGCTCCAGCCCTTATTAAATCAGCCATGCTGAGCTCTGAATCTTCTCAAGCAAACCAAGAGACCTTCCCCCATGATCTGCGATCTTCGTCAGCCTTCACAAATTCTG CAGTTCCTAATCACCAGCATAAAAAGAATGAGGCCAAACCGTCGCTGATGCTCACACGTGAGGCAGTGAAGGAAAATGACGAACCTGAGAGAATGCCTCCACCCCAAACAGTGAGAG GTAGAAGAAAATCTATGGCTCAAGACCTGGCAAAAGGCAGCAAAAGGTTGTCTTGTGTTGTGAAGCCCCCTGATGTGCAGTCCAAGAAGGGAAAG TTTGGAGAAGCTTCCCGACCAAACCAGAAGTTCTTCGAAATGATTCAGGATTTCAGAGAGACCTTGCAAGTGACTCCATTACTATCCACTGACCAG ATTGAACCCCgaaaaatttgtgtgtgtgttcgcaaGCGCCCCTTTAACAAGCAAG AGATGAACAAAAAGGAGATAGATGTGGTGTCTGTACCTGGAAAAGGTGTCCTGTTGGTTCATGAGCCAAAGCAGAAGGTGGACCTTACCAAGTACTTGGACAACCAGGTCTTCCACTTTGATTACTCTTTTGATGAAGCCACCTCCAATGACCTGGTCTACAA GTTCACAGCGAAGCCATTGGTGCAATCCATTTTTGAAGGTGGTATGGCCACATGTTTCGCCTATggccagacaggaagtgggaagACTCAC ACAATGGGTGGTGATTTCACAGGGAGACAACAGAACTGCACCAAAGGAATCTATGCATTTGCAG CCCAGGATGTTTTTACCTACATGAACCATAGCAGATATGATAATTTGGATATCTCTGCCTACATCAGCTTTTTTGAAATTTACAATGGAAAA GTGTATGACCTGCTGAACAAGAAGGCTAAGCTCAGGGTACTGGAAGATGAAAGACAGCAGGTTCAGGTTGTGGGGCTGGAAGAGGTTTATGTGTCCACAGCAGAGGAGGTCATCAAGATGATCCAGATTGGCAGTGCATGCAG AACATCAGGCCAGACCTCAGCCAATGCCAACTCATCCCGCTCTCATGCGGTCCTCCAGATTAGCCTGCGACGCAATAACCGCGCCACCACATTGCATGGCAAATTTTCATTGGTCGATTTGGCCGGTAATGAGCGTGGTACAGATGTCAGCAGCAATGATCGCAGCACCCTGGTTGAGACGGCAGAGATCAATCGCAGCCTGCTGGCTCTCAAG GAGTGCATCCGTTCTCTGGGAAAGAATAGTGACCACATTCCTTTCCGGATGTGCACTTTGACCAAAGTCCTCAGGGATTCCTTCATTGGAGAGAAATCCAGGACCTGCATG ATTGCTATGGTGTCTCCAGGTATGGCTTCCTGTGAATACACAATGAACACACTACGCTACGCTGACAG AGTTAAAGAACTAAATGGTAATGCCACAGCCAACAGAGCAGCCAAGCCACAGGAACCTGTAAACATCTCAACAGATGAG GAAATTGTTGAGGATGCCCATGTGTATGATGTCATCTCTCAAGTGACAGAGTTGGAAGAGAAGGTTTATGGCCAGTTCATG agggTGAATGAATTTGTCACAGCGATGAAGAAAACCTCTTTCGACATTAAGGCAGAACTTCCTGACATGCTGGATCATTCCCAAAAAATACTgggtttgtttaaaaaaatagataaaggGGCAGTAACAGATTCTGCCCTCAAATTTACTTTCCACAGGTCATGA
- the kif2c gene encoding kinesin-like protein KIF2C isoform X2 has translation MKMESNLSRLLVGLSINISRSDGRVHLATVKSVDAVKSTVMVEWHERNICRGKEVEVSELCNLNPELLEHVNSATNKVADPPGPAPAADKKYEGRLRSSRIPAPASFAHSQVRQTCLFQAPALIKSAMLSSESSQANQETFPHDLRSSSAFTNSVPNHQHKKNEAKPSLMLTREAVKENDEPERMPPPQTVRGRRKSMAQDLAKGSKRLSCVVKPPDVQSKKGKFGEASRPNQKFFEMIQDFRETLQVTPLLSTDQIEPRKICVCVRKRPFNKQEMNKKEIDVVSVPGKGVLLVHEPKQKVDLTKYLDNQVFHFDYSFDEATSNDLVYKFTAKPLVQSIFEGGMATCFAYGQTGSGKTHTMGGDFTGRQQNCTKGIYAFAAQDVFTYMNHSRYDNLDISAYISFFEIYNGKVYDLLNKKAKLRVLEDERQQVQVVGLEEVYVSTAEEVIKMIQIGSACRTSGQTSANANSSRSHAVLQISLRRNNRATTLHGKFSLVDLAGNERGTDVSSNDRSTLVETAEINRSLLALKECIRSLGKNSDHIPFRMCTLTKVLRDSFIGEKSRTCMIAMVSPGMASCEYTMNTLRYADRVKELNGNATANRAAKPQEPVNISTDEEIVEDAHVYDVISQVTELEEKVYGQFMRVNEFVTAMKKTSFDIKAELPDMLDHSQKILGLFKKIDKGAVTDSALKFTFHRS, from the exons ATGAAAATGGAGAGCAACCTGTCCAGGCTACTTGTTGGACTGTCTATAAACATCAGCCGAAGTGACG GTCGGGTTCATCTGGCGACAGTGAAATCCGTTGATGCCGTCAAGTCAACTGTGATGGTGGAATGGCATGAGAGGAACATCTGCAGAGGGAAGGAG GTTGAAGTGAGCGAGTTGTGTAATCTCAATCCAGAGCTGCTGGAACATGTCAACTCTGCCACCAACAAAGTTGCTGACCCCCCTGGACCTGCTCCTGCTGCAGACAAG AAGTATGAAGGTCGACTGCGCTCGTCCcggattcccgctcctgcctctt TTGCTCACTCTCAAGTCAGGCAGACATGCTTGTTCCAGGCTCCAGCCCTTATTAAATCAGCCATGCTGAGCTCTGAATCTTCTCAAGCAAACCAAGAGACCTTCCCCCATGATCTGCGATCTTCGTCAGCCTTCACAAATTCTG TTCCTAATCACCAGCATAAAAAGAATGAGGCCAAACCGTCGCTGATGCTCACACGTGAGGCAGTGAAGGAAAATGACGAACCTGAGAGAATGCCTCCACCCCAAACAGTGAGAG GTAGAAGAAAATCTATGGCTCAAGACCTGGCAAAAGGCAGCAAAAGGTTGTCTTGTGTTGTGAAGCCCCCTGATGTGCAGTCCAAGAAGGGAAAG TTTGGAGAAGCTTCCCGACCAAACCAGAAGTTCTTCGAAATGATTCAGGATTTCAGAGAGACCTTGCAAGTGACTCCATTACTATCCACTGACCAG ATTGAACCCCgaaaaatttgtgtgtgtgttcgcaaGCGCCCCTTTAACAAGCAAG AGATGAACAAAAAGGAGATAGATGTGGTGTCTGTACCTGGAAAAGGTGTCCTGTTGGTTCATGAGCCAAAGCAGAAGGTGGACCTTACCAAGTACTTGGACAACCAGGTCTTCCACTTTGATTACTCTTTTGATGAAGCCACCTCCAATGACCTGGTCTACAA GTTCACAGCGAAGCCATTGGTGCAATCCATTTTTGAAGGTGGTATGGCCACATGTTTCGCCTATggccagacaggaagtgggaagACTCAC ACAATGGGTGGTGATTTCACAGGGAGACAACAGAACTGCACCAAAGGAATCTATGCATTTGCAG CCCAGGATGTTTTTACCTACATGAACCATAGCAGATATGATAATTTGGATATCTCTGCCTACATCAGCTTTTTTGAAATTTACAATGGAAAA GTGTATGACCTGCTGAACAAGAAGGCTAAGCTCAGGGTACTGGAAGATGAAAGACAGCAGGTTCAGGTTGTGGGGCTGGAAGAGGTTTATGTGTCCACAGCAGAGGAGGTCATCAAGATGATCCAGATTGGCAGTGCATGCAG AACATCAGGCCAGACCTCAGCCAATGCCAACTCATCCCGCTCTCATGCGGTCCTCCAGATTAGCCTGCGACGCAATAACCGCGCCACCACATTGCATGGCAAATTTTCATTGGTCGATTTGGCCGGTAATGAGCGTGGTACAGATGTCAGCAGCAATGATCGCAGCACCCTGGTTGAGACGGCAGAGATCAATCGCAGCCTGCTGGCTCTCAAG GAGTGCATCCGTTCTCTGGGAAAGAATAGTGACCACATTCCTTTCCGGATGTGCACTTTGACCAAAGTCCTCAGGGATTCCTTCATTGGAGAGAAATCCAGGACCTGCATG ATTGCTATGGTGTCTCCAGGTATGGCTTCCTGTGAATACACAATGAACACACTACGCTACGCTGACAG AGTTAAAGAACTAAATGGTAATGCCACAGCCAACAGAGCAGCCAAGCCACAGGAACCTGTAAACATCTCAACAGATGAG GAAATTGTTGAGGATGCCCATGTGTATGATGTCATCTCTCAAGTGACAGAGTTGGAAGAGAAGGTTTATGGCCAGTTCATG agggTGAATGAATTTGTCACAGCGATGAAGAAAACCTCTTTCGACATTAAGGCAGAACTTCCTGACATGCTGGATCATTCCCAAAAAATACTgggtttgtttaaaaaaatagataaaggGGCAGTAACAGATTCTGCCCTCAAATTTACTTTCCACAGGTCATGA